A region from the Ptychodera flava strain L36383 chromosome 10, AS_Pfla_20210202, whole genome shotgun sequence genome encodes:
- the LOC139141915 gene encoding phe13-bombesin receptor-like, protein MTGNSSLNMEPLHMIATYSPDSFTAYDFVLSTIIDVTNSSRLYSWNDSMPNDTFFYQPRPGPEAVIIPAAFALIFIIGVVGNGTLVRIVLMNPNMRSVPNIFIASLAIGDLLLLLVFVPFNALTYITTSWPLGEAMCKLMNGVQVASTGVSVFTLTALSADRYHAIVNPINKKASNMMRTTYTISIGIWLISLSLGIPTFVLASLVEYTFGNTTVVYFCQAIPMTMPILIQAHTAAMFVILYLIPLGIISVYYILIAIKLIQSSKGIPGENCRNDTKQLRARKRLAKLILVFVLIFLICWLPYHAFNMMLFFSKDTSHMESYSIMFFKSFGNILAYSNSCVNPLALYFLSNTFKAYYNRYILCCCYRKSKKHEFNRRYYKHASLRCSHSNTMSRTTQRSMVYSV, encoded by the coding sequence ATGACAGGGAATTCGTCTCTAAATATGGAACCACTTCATATGATAGCGACATATTCGCCGGACAGTTTTACTGCATATGATTTTGTGTTAAGCACCATCATCGATGTGACGAATTCAAGCAGATTGTACTCGTGGAATGACTCTATGCCGAACGATACTTTCTTTTATCAACCACGTCCTGGACCCGAGGCAGTTATAATACCGGCCGCTTTCGCCCTCATCTTCATCATCGGCGTCGTCGGCAACGGCACTTTAGTGCGCATTGTGCTGATGAACCCTAACATGAGGAGCGTGCCGAACATATTTATCGCCAGCCTGGCCATCGGCGATCTGCTGCTACTGTTGGTGTTCGTCCCATTCAATGCTCTGACTTACATCACTACATCATGGCCTCTAGGAGAGGCTATGTGTAAACTCATGAACGGTGTTCAGGTAGCCAGCACCGGTGTCTCGGTGTTCACTCTGACGGCTCTCAGCGCCGACCGCTACCATGCCATCGTCAACCCTATCAACAAGAAGGCGAGCAATATGATGCGGACGACGTACACCATATCAATCGGAATCTGGTTGATCTCTTTATCCTTGGGCATTCCTACCTTCGTCCTGGCCTCTCTTGTGGAATATACCTTCGGCAATACAACGGTTGTATACTTTTGCCAGGCCATTCCGATGACCATGCCGATACTCATCCAGGCCCACACGGCTGCCATGTTCGTCATTTTGTACCTAATTCCGCTGGGTATCATTAGCGTTTACTACATCCTAATAGCCATTAAGTTGATACAGAGTTCGAAAGGGATCCCGGGTGAGAATTGCCGTAACGACACGAAACAACTACGTGCGAGAAAGCGTCTAGCCAAGCTTATCCTAgtgtttgttttgatattctTAATATGTTGGCTCCCCTACCATGCGTTCAATATGATGCTGTTCTTCAGCAAGGACACCAGCCACATGGAGAGCTACAGTATAATGTTTTTTAAGAGCTTCGGCAACATACTGGCTTACTCCAACTCTTGTGTCAATCCGCTGGCCCTCTATTTCCTCAGCAACACATTCAAGGCCTACTACAACAGATACATCCTCTGTTGCTGCTACCGGAAGAGCAAGAAACACGAGTTCAACCGCAGGTACTACAAGCACGCCTCCCTTCGCTGCTCGCACAGCAACACAATGAGCCGCACCACGCAGAGGTCGATGGTGTACTCCGTCTGA